In Myotis daubentonii chromosome 11, mMyoDau2.1, whole genome shotgun sequence, the genomic window CCAAAGAAAACACAGTCAAAGCAAAAGTATTAAAAAGTTTGCTTAAAAATCCTTCTGTCCAAGTGAAAAGAGTAATGGAATGTTATCATGGGTGTTCCTGAAGTTCCCAGAGGAGATGATTTTATTGCGTCttgttctttattcatttatgtaaataaaaaatgaccTAACATCTAAGGAATGATCTTATTAATAGTTTAGTGACCCCTCAAGCTTTTAGTAAGTGAATAAACCATTGGTTCACACCCAGCTTGTAGGGGGTTGTATTGAGAAAAGTAAACCTGTGGCATTGGTTGAAGTAGATCTGTTTAACTTGAAAATGCTTATCTTTTGACTTCCTGCCATTAGTGTCTACATCCCTATGGCAACCTAAAAGGTTTTTCTCCATTCATTCCGCAATTATTAGCTGGAGGTTTCCTAAATGCaagttaaatatttgttgagtgataaTAATGGAGAAAGCATTGTACTTATCCTGCTTATAAATTCAAAGCAGGTCAAAAGGAATTAGCCTCTGACAGCTTCACAAATGTACACTTAGTCAATTAGGGACTTTTCCCTAATAAAAGTGACTCACGAACCCTTCATTGCATTCGGTAAAGGATGTAAAACAATGTTGGCTCTTTGGAGACAATCTTTCCATGTATGGAAAGGATGTCCTTTTCCCTTATTATCCAAACCCAACCgttaggggtgggagggagaaatagaatagtggagactagctatagttataagaaatattaatcatgctctgttgactgattattttgttctgattaaagaaagtacattctaacctggctgggagttgtaaaCCCCGGGACCTGGGAGTTAACCGGGAAATGTGTCCATCTTCCTCATCAGAGCTGTCTATTATGATGGAAAGATTAACCAGCTTGTCACAGAAACTGGAGGTGTCTACCCTTTGCAAAACCACCACCTGGCTTGCCTGTAATCTATaaccattatacccatttttaCTCCTTCGCCTACTTCCCTATGCCTGCATacctatttttattccttttgcatacccgtttttatttcttttggctacttccccatgtaatctttgtccttctacccagtATAAGCAGCTGTcttatgggggcggggggatgcagagcagattttcatggatgacctactgctctcccatgctgccggcaATTGGAATacatgctcatatatgattcaacactgtctctgcttaattggcacAAAAAGtaacaggcagcctggacccatttGTTGTCTAGTCTCACCACCCCTGTACTTCTGGTCTCTTAATGATAACCAGTTCAATCAATCTTCGTTTATACCCATCACACTGTATTTACTACATGTTGTATATTTCATCCCACGGCTGGTAGTGGGGTTCAAAGATATAGACAAAGAGCTgaccctcaaggagctcacacaAAAGTCTGATAAGCGCGATGACAAAGGTAAATGGGATGTAAATAAGAGGAACAGTGGATCTactgtaggcagttagacatgagcagagcaagggcgATGGGCCAGgcccagaaggtcaccagggtggaaagcccaggtgcctagcaatggacaatcgattgtagggtgggaccttgcccccaggggGACTTTTCCTCTCCCAGCACAtccctggtcatgtggtttggttcaggacccctgacctttcctccctaggtAACATCTATGCCTCAAGTTGTATTTCAGTTCCAGGCTCAGATAAGTCACAAAACCAGCCTCAGGACCAGTTGCATTGAATAATGGCCCCCTTGCCCTGGTGCCGGCCAATCAATCTCATCCCTGAGACCACccccctgaaaggacacacctggaaagctgctgcaTATGCTATTGAATCCTCCCCTGGGACTGCggctaaaatctccacccttaaacccTTAGGCTGGAGGACCCAGTGCGCTCTTCCTCACAGGACCGTGCCCATGCCTTTCactttcctctcccccttcctcttctctgccCCAGATACGTTACCATTGGCTTCCTCGTTCCCAAGCTCCAAAGGCTCTTCCTTTACCCCTACAATTTGTCTCccaagcccatttcttctaggaatgaCTTcgtctacctctgtgatttaccaaataagCGTTCTCTTagagtttgggtcttggctctgaattcttccctagccagaacccaagcaCCGAGGTTTGCTCTGACCCCACCAGGCTAACACCTGGTGCCGTTCCTGCTGGCTACCGCAGTGTAGGCTTCCTAGAGAGACTGGGCTGCTGCCCATCAGGTTTTGCACCTGATTCTTGTGCAGATTTTAGGAAGAAGATATAAAACACTTCAAAATCAATATACCTAAAACCGAACTCCTTATCTCCCTCCCGAATCTGTCCTCCTATCTTTCCTCGTTGGGAGCCATCAGTTATTGTGGCCTCCATCTACCTAGTCATCTGAGACGGAAACCTGGGCACCAGTCTACCAGTAGATTCTATGTCTTCCTTCTTCCTGACCGTCTTCAGAAGCGGGGGCCAGCCTGTTGGGATCACCGCATCGGGGGCAGCGCTGGGATGTGTGAATCTCGAGCCAGTCAACGCAGGAGGGGTGTTTTCCTGAGACAACATAGTGAAGTGGACAAAGAGACTCTGTCAAGTGAAGTCGAGTTTGCAGCCAGAAAAACAGGACTGAGCACTGAGGGTGAAGCTTAAGATGACGACACACACTGGAAACAAGGACCAAGGTTGGTAGCTGGGAGGTTTGAAATGAAGATAGtctagccctggtcaggtagctcaattggttggagtgtcatcctcatacaccaaggttgtgaactcagtccctggtcggggcacatacaagaatcaaccaatgaatgcatcaacaagtggaacaacaaatcaatgtttctctcttcttttttttctctatctcaatcaacaacaaaaagaaattaatgaagaTAGTCTAAAGATTGAGCACCAGGCTGAGAAGAGTGGATGAGAGTGAGATGTTTAATGCCGAGTGGGGGATCTCAGCTTCCCTTTTAAGTAGTAGTACACTGTATTACTCCGTAGGTGCAGTGGCATAAACAGTATGTTCACATTCTTAGTTGGGTTATTTATAAGAAGCTCTGGATTGGTGATTGGTCGATGAACACAAAAAGTTTGTTAAAGTTGAGAGTTTTTCTTGCTTGAACTACCCCTTAGTTTCTATCATCATACGGTTCTGTTGGGCAGTGCAGGCTGTCCCCCAAACACCAAAATGCCATGCAAAGGCCCTAATGCTTCCCTTTCCAGACAGACCTTCTGTCAGTCCCCCGTGCTCACGCTAAGCTGAAGTCATACTTGTAATACCCCTTATGAACCTAAACATAGCACTTGTGTTAGGTAGGACGATAGACATTagcagctggggtggggctggcccggGGGTCCTGAACAGGGGTCATACCAACATTGTCTTCCGACTGCCTCTTTACGGGCGGCCCGGTAGCCAGCAGACCGCCAGCGGGCAGGTTCGGAACCAGCTGGTGACctatcctcccctagcatatcactagTCATACACTTTGGACTCCTGATCTTTCATATCGCTTGTCAGGCAATTTAGGACCTCCCCCTGCCACCCggccttttcctccctaaagataacgtCTAGGCCTCAGTCTTATTTCAGCTCCatacccagaaaagcagcaaaaccagacaagtgacgaGTGGCTGCCCCAGGATCAACTACATAATGACGCCCTGTCCTGgctctgaccaatcagtggagaccacgacccTGAAAGAGCAGAGCTGGAAAGCTAATAAAcattctattgagaccctccccaGACACCTCCCCTGacatttccacctgcaagagagagataaatatgctCAGGACAAAGGGCCCAGGACAtgctctccctccaaggagcacgCTATGccattccttctccctctccttcccccacaggcacgtaTCCTCCAACTTCTAAGGAACCACATGAGACTTGCGACCAGGAgacaatgggcagtggcagctcatacTGGGcttaccccctgaacctgtctccaaggcccccttttctctgatttcccagtgagccaaagagaggagagagagatgagcttcccccctccccccacccccccatctctCGACTGGCCTGCTCTGCTCCTCATTTGGAGTATATCTTCAATAAACCCtattttgctttactttcattttcatcaACCTTAAActcttttctgcatcaatgaGAAGAAGCAAGTTCCCAACCGGTAACCCCAATCGGTAAGAGTTGCTTCATATGTCTCTGTGTTCATACATTTTCCCTCAGTGGAGTGCACTATCAGTGTTTGGGGGCCTGGTGAGTTTCTCCTACTCAGTCCTTTACGATCTAACACAGTTGACaactctccttctctttcctgatCTTCCCTGTCTAATCACTGGTTGTTTTTAACCTCAGGAAGAAAATATCActtgtgtttaattttaaattatttgtttattctcCTTTTTCTACAAATTATTTGAGTCCATTTATAAtgttactagaagcctggtgcacaaaattcatgcacgggtagggtccctaggcctggccggtgatcagggctgactGGGGCCTTCTggatgctggccagggccttccttcattccgtgctgctCCCTGGTGTCATCGCACATCATAGGAAacaatcaaactcccggtctcccggttgaactcctgaggggacactttacatataactatatatatatatatatatatatatatatatatatatatatatatatatatacatatatatatatgaaatattcatgaaaaggaaaacatgagGATCAGATCAGGAATCCTTGAAGGATTATTATGAAGCTGAAATATGACAGTGCAAGTAggcacttagcatagtgtctgtTCAAGGTGAGGTTCAGTAAATGGGAGCTATTGTTAAGTGGATCAACCCCAGCTCTCCCTAAACATCACTTTTTAAAGTAGGCTTGGAGAAACATTGGAGGGCTGACTGATGGTGCATCCTCTAGAACACACGTATTCTGTACTTACTGATTAATGGCACCTGAGGGAAGTAGAGAGTAGTTGGGGGAAAGGACTTTCCAGGAGAAGGGGACATTTTGGGTAGAAGTTCCCAGGTTCTGACTTGGTGTGTCTGAGTGAGGAGAGTAACCTGAGAGGCAGTAGGTGCTGGGAAGAACGGACAGATATAGAGACCTCCAAGACTGAGCAGAGAGTGTAATTTGGTGTTAGAAAGGGAAGTGTGGGAGCTTCACTTGCTGACTTTATGGTATGGTCACTTCTCATATATTCACAAAACTCTCTATAAGAACATCTTGTACTtccaaagcaattaaaaaaaattatttttattgatttcagagagaaagggagagggagagacagagagaaacatcaatgatgagaatcattgattggctgcctcctgaatgccccctactggtgatctaGCCCAtagcctggacatgtgccctgacagggaatcacacgctgacctcctggttcataggtcgacactcaaccactgagcacagtgGCCGGGCCCAGAGCACACGCACAGGAGCTGGGAAATAGTAGACACCAGGAGGTAGTCCCATCTTTGTTTTCTTCAGGAGGAAAGAAAGTGTTTAGGATAATGTTCCTCTCTGACAGAGTGTGTACCTCCAAAGGGGATGATGCAAATTATTAGTCATACGTTCCTTCTATGAATTCATATGCTCGACAAGCCCTTCCCTACCTTCAGCCTCCCCAGAATGACAGAAGCCCACGGCTCTCTAAGGATCCAGGTGCTGCGTGGAACAGAAACCACCTGAGCAGTTGTTGGTTATTTTAAGCTAGCTATTGGGAAGCATGTCCCTGCTCCACCTGGGAACCCACTGTGATTTGTGACAAACTTCACATTGGCCTGGttgtcctcatctttaaaataaaatcctttgtTACCATTTGTACTGGTCCAACTCAAACTTTCAAATGAATTGTAATCTGTATCCATACCCCAAGCACACCTTTAGGGTAGGGTCCACTGGGCTTTCCCCCTTCCTAGTTTGCCTCTTAGATTTTACACGGGTCTTTAAGTCGAGGACTGAGCTTCACCCTGCTTCACCTGCCACCACACCTGCCGCAATATTAGCTTACGCCTGGCCCAGACCGTGAATGTAAAACTGACAGGTGCTTCCACTGGGATTGTAGCAGGGGTTTACTCAGTGCAGACAACACGTACTGCCTTGCCATTTATAATGAGCACTGAGCTCTTTGTTCAGGGAAGGTGACTAAATCTGAATCAGCAGCCAAACTCCTACCTCTGCAGGGtggtgattatatatatatttttttatttcaagagatTGCTCAGAGCAATGCTTCTGCAATCATTACAAATTCTACCCGCATCGCTGTGTGgaaatcagaacagcaaaatgaAGGAGGGAATGTGTAAGTGTGTGTAGGTCATATGTGCACGTGTATGGCATTCTATGTTTCCtggctaagatttttttttatattatatattgttttttgtgtgattaatcactatgctttaattatgttcaatttgtaacaatgaaattgggggtcaccacaacatgaggaaatgtattaaagggtcactgcattaaagggtcactgcattaggaaggttgagaaccacggctttaGCAAGTCATCTGTTTGCTTTTCCTGGCTAAGATTTTGCAAATATGTTGGTATTTTGTGCGTGTGTTGGTCAGAGGGATGACCAAAACACATAAATGAAACTACTCTCCTAGTCATACCTTATTCATTCCAAACCTGACTTAGAAATAGAAATTGGAGTGGTAGTAAACATTACAAATAATGttcagggcaggggtcctcaaactttttaaacagggggccagttcactgtccctcagaccgttggagggccggactatagttttaaaaaaaaactatgaacaaattcctatgcacactgcacatgtcttattttgaagtaaacaaacaaaacgggaacaaatacaatatttgtatttgcatgtggcccgcgggccatagtttgaggactcctggttCAGGGCATCTTTTTCTTCTAAAGCCAGGTTGGTTGATTTCTGATATACTAGGGGTGATTCATCTTGATGAACAAACAAACAGTGCATTCCTTTCCATGCTATCCTTGGGAAGCTTTTGTCATTTCTGGTACAGGAAGTCCCTACTTTTGTTCCCAACATGTTCTTAGAAGTGTGTTTCTAAGTTGAGTGCTTGAAAGTCCAGTACCAGACTCACATGTTATAAAGAGTAATACATTCCCAGAGAgctaaaaaatatgtttgtgaagggctgatatagggttaagcctcggactgacctgttggcaaagtcacaaacaagtcttcttccgagtcttaaacaacccaatctgagaggtggccactgatttacacacgctgtcatttaaaaaataaaaatgggggaatttgctggaagccggtccacccttgctgcttgacacagtcgctgcagggaagaaacatctgcacaacttatgtttcaagggacctggcgtatacatatgtttgctccccttcttagcactacGTGTTTTAAATAGGatcacctccctgagaaaggctgtttccccaggttagggattaacaggactgaggaagggaatcctatataatgaaagagaaaaatggtaattggcgtatgacgatacccttttcattggctaatcagggctatatgcaaattaactgccaactaagattggcagttaactgccaactaagattggcagttaactgccaacaagatggcggttaatttgcatatgtaggcacaatgcagggaggcgaaagggaaagcaggaagaagccccctgccactgacagtgatcggaaacccaggggggagctaagagctggggggcagggcaaaggcggccccggggaatcaggtgccttttccgccctggccagtgatagcaggaagtaggggtggagccagcgatgggagctgggcacggtcgaagctggcagtcccaggagctaggggtcccttgcctgggcctaaagcgaagcccacaatcgcggggccgctgcagctgtgggtccccactgcccaggccggacacctaggccagaggcgttaggcctgggcaggggcggagcctgcaaccgcagggagctgggggtctcctgcccaggcctgacacctctgccggaggcctcaggcctggtcaaggggccgatccggtgattggtgattggagggtgatgagggtcaactcctctggccgaggcatcaggcctgggcggggggcggagccagggattggggggatatgacggtccccttgcccaggcctgaagcctgggtcagaggcgtcaggcttgggcggggggtggagcaagcgatcagagggagatgggggtcccctgcccaggcatgattcctgggccagaggcctaaggcctgggcgggggtcagagccagtgatcggggggagatgggggtcccctgtccaagcctgacacctctggcggaggcgtctggcctgggcaaggggccgatcaggagatcggagggtgatgggggtctacgcctctggccgaggcatcaggcctgggcaaggggcagagccagcaatcggaggggtttgggggtcccctgcccaggcctgatgcctgggccagaggcgtcaggcctgggcaaggggccgatcctgcgattggagggtgatgggggtcaatgcctgagggctcccaatatgtgagagggggcaggctgggctgagggacactccccccgcccccacacacacccagtgcacaaatttcgtgcaccgggcccctagtaaatccataaaaccccttaactaagtgccaggcaggtagttaatcactttcactatgaacaatcacacttaagctacataatctttacctgggataatctccttcagttacttccttgtagcttaatagaacaatacagtaaccttggaatggagataagaaacgccctaacctttgtaatagaatggataggattaaaatcaactggtataaatacagatgtaacaggacaataaagacagaacctgactggagaacctcgctatgctgatcatctgaacacggctgtctccgggtccttccttcttccccgactctgtccacacttttgggaacccctggacctgctggggcaggaccccaaagGCGGGGCCTGAAGGCAGGGCGGCCTAGAGCCCCTTAGGGTGGGACCGGTGGGTGGCGCgtgcctaccaggtatttaaggcggcactcgcaGGGCTGGTGGCCAGAGCTTCAAGCACAGAGGGCCCAGCAGCATCCGGGATGCAAGAGCCCGGGTTTCCCAACGGCGCCGGACTGGCCCCAAGTGCCCCCAGGAAGAGGACGCGGCGGAAGCGCACAGtgttcagcgcacaacagcttcagatcctggaggaattctttgagagGAAACGCTATGGGACTTATGAGGAATTCGAGtccctggcggccaggctgaacctgcaggagtaCCAAGTGCAGGGGTGGCTcaagaaccgcagggccaaagaccGCAGGCTGGAGCGACTGCGCGGGCAGCAAGGCCAGGGGGCCCACGCTGCGCCTCAGGAACCAGGAGTCTGTGCCCCTCAGCCCGTGCCTGCGCCTGcgggccctgtgtcccaggagtaccctgtgctccctgccagccctgtgctgcCGGCCACACCCGAgcgccctgaggagccagtgttcccagcCGGTCCTGTATTCGCTGccagctctgtgctccccgcGGGCCCTGTGCTCCCAGCCGGCCCTGTGCTCCCAGCCGGCCCTGTATTCCCTGCCGACCCTATGTTCCCAGCCAGTCCCCGCTCCCCGCcggctttgtgctcctcgctggtCCTGTGCTCCCACCGGCCCTgtgctccccgccacccccctgcACCACGGGGGCCCAGGTTTCTGCAGCCTCCCTCCACACCGATCCTTGCAAGTCTTCTCAGCAGCAGACCCCAGCGCCTCCAACTACAGCCAGGTCTGCTGGGACCCTGTgcaaggcgtccagggcacggtccctgctgcacctgctcctgcttctgctccagctgcagctccagctccagataCACATCCAGATACAcatgcagctccagctccagatcCACCTCcaggtccagctccagctccacctccaggtccagctccagctccagctccagctccagctccagctccagctccagataCACATCTAGATACacatccagctccagctccagctgtgTGCGCCCCCCTCAGTCCCGGTCAGCACCTGCGGGCCATGCCCCCCAAGAGGACCctgtgctccctgccagccctgtgctgcCGGCCACACCTGAGCGCCCTGAGGATCCAGTGTTCCCAGCAGGTCCTGTGTTCGCTGCCGGctctgtgctccccaccagccctgtgcTCCCTGTCACCCCCTTGCACCACGGGGGCCCAGGTTTCTGCAGCCTCCCTCCACACCGATCCTTGCAAGTCTTCTCAGCAGCAGACCCCAGCGCCTCCAactacagccaggcctgctgggacCCTGCGCAAGGTGTCCAGGGTACGGtccctgctgcacctgctcctgcttctgctccagctccagctccagataCACATCCAGATACacagccagctccagctccagctccagatacacagccagctccagctccagctccagctccagctccagctccagctccagatac contains:
- the LOC132212697 gene encoding tetra-peptide repeat homeobox-like protein — its product is MQEPGFPNGAGLAPSAPRKRTRRKRTVFSAQQLQILEEFFERKRYGTYEEFESLAARLNLQEYQVQGWLKNRRAKDRRLERLRGQQGQGAHAAPQEPGGWERNSCCWCGIPGELLPRTFPRTQPSFLAPLGGMLWRP